In Primulina huaijiensis isolate GDHJ02 chromosome 6, ASM1229523v2, whole genome shotgun sequence, a single window of DNA contains:
- the LOC140978360 gene encoding uncharacterized protein isoform X2: MSKNKAHLCRSVLLLLMLLQLTPSMSQSSPNQGSDRSESRTIIKDQPEVHCSRERSRAASKIVDEYLMPFVELEKYQLSDKCRLHPSNNIFRDQEEHKIHIDISEWRCGYCKKLFRAENFLDQHFDNRHSNLLNSDLANACFPSRNGPSAARLHEFFLRQFCDAHTCSKGRKPFSRGGRKHTGVFYLAMSILIMMLLPIFYLLVHLYQREMRKETQQLKFVSKPQKKTKPS; encoded by the exons ATGTCGAAGAATAAAGCGCATCTGTGCCGAAGCGTTTTGCTTCTGTTGATGCTGCTGCAACTCACTCCATCTATGTCTCAATCAAGCCCTAACCAG GGTAGCGACCGCTCTGAATCAAG AACTATCATAAAAGACCAACCTGAAGTTCATTGTTCGAGAGAGAGAAGTCGAGCAGCCTCGAAAATTGTGGATGAG TATCTCATGCCTTTTGTGGAATTGGAGAAGTATCAACTTTCAGATAAATGCAGACTTCATCCTAGCAATAACATATTTAGAGACCAAGAGGAGCATAAGATTCATATAGATATAAGTGAATGGCGGTGTGGATATTGTAAAAAACTTTTTCGAGCAGAAAATTTTTTGGATCAGCATTTTGACAATAGGCACTCCAATCTTCTGAATTCT GATCTTGCCAACGCCTGTTTTCCTTCTAGAAATGGTCCCTCGGCAGCTCGTCTCCATG AGTTTTTTCTACGCCAATTCTGTGATGCCCACACTTGCTCAAAAGGCAGAAAACCTTTCTCCAGGGGTGGCAGG AAGCATACAGGAGTCTTCTACTTGGCCATGTCAATACTGATTATGATGCTTCTTCCAATATTTTATTTGCTTGTACATCTCTACCAAAG AGAAATGAGAAAAGAAACGCAACAGCTTAAGTTCGTTTCAAAACCTCAGAAAAAGACAAAGCCTTCTTGA
- the LOC140978356 gene encoding uncharacterized protein has protein sequence MLLKATFSPHFFAAIPTKTQFPRLSRLGFINSLTQQGPETVRQNAPSPLLLHKLPPTSAYVHLPFCRKRCHYCDFPIIALGSSSTTKTDDDPRISSYVEKLCREIKATKLDSSDNPCLETVFFGGGTPSLVPPRLVLSVLEAISSKFGVCSGAEISIEMDPGTFDEAKMKELLDLGVNRVSLGVQAFQEELLKACGRAHGLNEVYEAVEIIKSCGVENWSLDLISSLPRQTPEMWMESLRLTVLAQPTHVSVYDLQVEKDTKFGMLYTPGEFPLPSEDQSAGYYKMASSMLRAAGYDHYEISSYCKSGYRCKHNCTYWKNKSFYGFGLGSASHVGGIRFSRPRSLKEYTCYVQNLEDGLVKCFGNDNIDAKETAMDIIMLSLRTSDGLNLKSFRDAFGGSIVLSICEAYKRYVESGHVICFDNRGREITFHEFSSLLTNDQWRNEELAFVRLSDPEGFLLSNELISLAFGVVTP, from the exons ATGCTGCTAAAAGCAACCTTCAGTCCACATTTCTTCGCAGCCATTCCCACAAAAACCCAATTCCCGCGGCTCTCACGTCTTGGGTTCATCAATTCACTTACACAACAAGGCCCAGAAACTGTTCGACAAAATGCACCTTCACCATTGCTACTCCACAAACTCCCTCCAACCTCGGCCTACGTTCACCTCCCTTTCTGCCGCAAACGCTGCCACTACTGCGATTTCCCGATCATCGCCCTCGGCTCCTCCTCGACCACAAAAACCGATGATGACCCACGTATCTCAAGCTACGTGGAAAAACTCTGCAGAGAAATCAAGGCCACTAAACTGGATTCTTCCGACAACCCTTGTCTTGAAACCGTCTTTTTTGGTGGTGGCACGCCATCGCTCGTGCCTCCACGGCTTGTTTTATCGGTTCTTGAAGCAATTTCCTCTAAATTTGGGGTTTGCAGCGGTGCTGAAATATCTATTGAAATGGATCCTGGAACATTTGATGAGGCGAAAATGAAGGAGCTTTTGGATTTGGGTGTGAATAGAGTGTCATTGGGAGTGCAAGCTTTTCAAGAAGAGTTATTGAAAGCTTGTGGGAGAGCTCATGGGCTTAATGAAGTTTATGAAGCTGTTGAGATTATTAAGTCGTGTGGGGTTGAGAATTGGAGTTTGGACCTTATTTCTTCGCTTCCTCGCCAGACTCCAGAGATGTGGATGGAGAGTCTGCGGCTCACTGTTCTAGCACAGCCTACTCATGTGTCTGTTTATGATTTGCAGGTTGAAAAAGACACCAAGTTTGGAATGCT ATACACCCCTGGTGAATTTCCTCTGCCTTCCGAAGATCAGTCCGCCGGGTATTACAAAATGGCATCAAGTATGCTAAGGGCTGCAGGCTATGATCATTATGAGATCAGTAGTTACTGCAAGAGTGGTTATCGATGCAAGCACAATTGTACATACTGGAAAAACAAATCTTTCTATGGTTTTGGACTCGGGTCAGCCAGCCATGTTGGTGGCATACGTTTTTCTAGGCCCAGAAGTCTGAAAGAATACACATGTTACGTGCAGAATTTGGAGGATGGATTGGTGAAATGCTTCGGAAATGACAACATAGATGCTAAGGAAACAGCCATGGATATCATTATGCTCTCTCTCAGAACATCTGATGGCTTGAATTTGAAGTCCTTTAGAGATGCTTTCGGAGGCTCAATTGTACTTTCTATCTGTGAGGCCTATAAACGTTATGTAGAAAGTGGGCATGTAATCTGTTTTGATAATCGAGGAAGAGAGATCACATTTCATGAATTTAGCTCTTTGCTGACAAACGATCAGTGGAGAAATGAGGAGCTAGCATTTGTCAGGCTCAGTGATCCGGAAGGttttttgctgtcaaatgagcTTATATCACTTGCATTTGGTGTTGTAACTCCGTAA
- the LOC140979362 gene encoding non-specific lipid transfer protein GPI-anchored 9-like has product MMAIPKSFMLLFLVLCSWVFVGFCQGPGDNLPCVQKLMPCQPYLKVESPPASCCVPLKQLVADDKACLCTVLNNPAILQSLNITKADAVNLAKNCGSNTDLSTCNNIVTPSPGSNPSNGTTPSPPPKSAASVASFHVETYLSLLVVVLIFTISTT; this is encoded by the exons ATGATGGCAATACCCAAGTCATTTATGTTGCTCTTTCTGGTGTTATGTTCATGGGTTTTTGTGGGTTTTTGCCAAGGACCAGGGGATAATCTGCCGTGTGTGCAGAAACTGATGCCGTGTCAGCCTTATCTGAAGGTGGAATCGCCCCCGGCGTCGTGTTGTGTGCCGTTGAAACAGCTGGTGGCGGATGACAAGGCATGCCTCTGCACGGTTTTAAACAATCCAGCGATATTGCAGAGTCTTAATATCACTAAAGCTGATGCTGTGAATCTTGCCAAGAATTGTGGATCCAATACTGATTTGTCTACCTGCAATAATATCG TTACTCCATCGCCTGGATCAAATCCTTCCAATG GTACAACACCGAGCCCACCCCCGAAGAGCGCAGCTAGTGTGGCGAGCTTCCATGTTGAGACATACCTGAGCCTGCTCGTTGTAGTGCTAATCTTTACTATATCTACTACTTAA
- the LOC140978359 gene encoding protein BASIC PENTACYSTEINE1-like — MDDDSMRNWGYYEPPLRGHLGLQLMSSVVDRDTKSFLSGCDNPLMVSPNTAFHPRDCVVTEPPATHMDYVRDSWINHREKFLHMFPSNSCGSILAETSDTYRSMPMPHQPGTDIKSGMEEPNIKKEASPPLKKRAAPANPKNPKRKKPRKGPVPKVNGNSSVRRAKVAKKNVDVVINGVGMDISGIPIPVCSCTGTPQQCYRWGCGGWQSACCTTTISAYPLPMSTKRRGARIAGRKMSQGAFKKVLEKLATEGYNFANPIDLRSYWAKHGTNKFVIIR; from the coding sequence ATGGACGATGACAGCATGAGGAATTGGGGTTATTATGAACCTCCTCTTAGAGGGCATCTAGGTTTGCAGCTAATGTCTTCTGTGGTCGACCGAGACACGAAATCTTTCCTATCTGGATGCGATAATCCTTTAATGGTTTCACCTAATACTGCTTTCCATCCTCGGGATTGTGTGGTTACTGAGCCTCCTGCCACGCACATGGACTATGTTAGAGATAGCTGGATAAATCACCGGGAAAAGTTCTTGCATATGTTTCCATCAAACTCTTGCGGCTCAATTCTTGCAGAAACTTCTGACACTTACCGGTCCATGCCTATGCCACACCAACCCGGTACAGATATAAAATCAGGTATGGAAGAGCCGAATATTAAAAAGGAAGCTAGTCCTCCTTTGAAAAAGAGGGCTGCTCCTGCTAATCCAAAAAATCCCAAAAGAAAGAAGCCAAGAAAAGGTCCCGTGCCAAAGGTAAATGGCAATTCCTCTGTTCGCCGTGCAAAAGTGGCCAAGAAGAATGTGGATGTTGTGATCAATGGTGTTGGTATGGATATATCTGGCATACCAATACCGGTTTGCTCTTGTACTGGTACTCCTCAGCAGTGTTATCGATGGGGATGTGGGGGATGGCAGTCAGCTTGCTGCACAACTACTATATCTGCGTACCCCTTACCCATGAGCACCAAAAGGAGAGGAGCTAGAATTGCTGGACGGAAAATGAGCCAGGGAGCTTTCAAGAAAGTTTTGGAAAAACTAGCAACCGAAGGTTACAACTTTGCTAACCCAATTGACTTGCGTTCTTACTGGGCAAAACATGGAACCAACAAGTTTGTGATTATCAGATAA
- the LOC140978357 gene encoding UDP-arabinopyranose mutase 1-like produces the protein MSKPATPVVPPLKDELDIVIPTIRNLDFLEMWRPFFQHYHLIIVQDGDPTKVIKVPEGFDYELYNRNDINRILGPKASCISFKDSACRCFGFMVSKKKYIYTIDDDCFVAKDPSGEDINALAQHIHNLLTPSTPLFFNTLYDPFREGADFVRGYPFSMREGVPTAVSHGLWLNIPDYDAPTQLVKPRERNTRYVDAVLTIPKGTLFPMCGMNLGFNRDLIGPAMYFGLMGDGQPIGRYDDMWAGWCTKVICDHLGLGVKTGLPYIWHSKASNPFVNLKKEYKGIYWQEDIIPFFQSVTLPKDCTTVQKCYIELSKLVKEKLGPIDPYFQKLADAMVTWIEAWDEINSTTQLGALSLDDKKDASTSKEK, from the exons ATGTCGAAGCCAGCAACGCCGGTGGTGCCGCCGCTGAAGGATGAGTTGGATATAGTGATACCCACCATCCGAAACCTGGATTTCTTGGAAATGTGGAGGCCCTTCTTTCAGCACTACCATTTAATCATAGTCCAAGATGGAGATCCGACCAAGGTCATCAAGGTTCCCGAGGGATTTGACTATGAGCTCTACAATCGGAATGATATAAACAGGATTCTCGGCCCTAAGGCGTCTTGCATCTCCTTCAAGGATTCTGCTTGCAGGTGCTTCGGATTCATGGTGTCGAAGAAGAAGTATATCTACACCATTGATGATGACTGCTTT GTGGCCAAAGATCCAAGCGGGGAAGACATCAATGCATTGGCTCAACACATTCACAATCTGCTCACTCCATCCACACCTTTGTTTTTCAACACATTGTACGATCCATTCCGAGAAGGAGCAGATTTCGTGCGTGGGTACCCTTTTAGCATGCGGGAAGGTGTGCCAACAGCGGTTTCTCATGGACTCTGGCTCAACATTCCCGATTATGATGCCCCGACTCAGCTTGTTAAACCTCGGGAACGCAACACGAG GTATGTCGATGCTGTTTTGACCATTCCAAAGGGCACTTTGTTTCCCATGTGTGGTATGAATCTTGGATTCAATAGAGATCTTATTGGCCCTGCAATGTATTTCGGGCTCATGGGCGATGGCCAGCCTATTGGGAGATACGACGACATGTGGGCTGGCTGGTGTACTAAG GTTATTTGTGACCACTTGGGTCTCGGAGTGAAGACTGGTCTGCCATATATCTGGCACAGTAAAGCTAGCAACCCATTTGTCAATCTGAAAAAGGAATACAAGGGCATATACTGGCAAGAAGATATCATTCCATTCTTCCAATCTGTTACCCTCCCCAAGGACTGTACCACCGTGCAAAAGTGTTACATTGAGCTTTCCAAGCTTGTCAAGGAGAAGCTCGGCCCGATTGACCCCTACTTCCAGAAGCTCGCTGATGCTATGGTGACATGGATCGAGGCATGGGATGAAATCAACTCGACTACTCAGTTGGGGGCTCTGTCTCTCGATGACAAGAAGGATGCTTCAACTTCTAAGGAAAAGTAG
- the LOC140978360 gene encoding uncharacterized protein isoform X1, with product MSKNKAHLCRSVLLLLMLLQLTPSMSQSSPNQGSDRSESRTIIKDQPEVHCSRERSRAASKIVDEYLMPFVELEKYQLSDKCRLHPSNNIFRDQEEHKIHIDISEWRCGYCKKLFRAENFLDQHFDNRHSNLLNSSQDKCLADQCGALHCDFVINSSYRKTKCNPAAAARNHHLCEDLANACFPSRNGPSAARLHEFFLRQFCDAHTCSKGRKPFSRGGRKHTGVFYLAMSILIMMLLPIFYLLVHLYQREMRKETQQLKFVSKPQKKTKPS from the exons ATGTCGAAGAATAAAGCGCATCTGTGCCGAAGCGTTTTGCTTCTGTTGATGCTGCTGCAACTCACTCCATCTATGTCTCAATCAAGCCCTAACCAG GGTAGCGACCGCTCTGAATCAAG AACTATCATAAAAGACCAACCTGAAGTTCATTGTTCGAGAGAGAGAAGTCGAGCAGCCTCGAAAATTGTGGATGAG TATCTCATGCCTTTTGTGGAATTGGAGAAGTATCAACTTTCAGATAAATGCAGACTTCATCCTAGCAATAACATATTTAGAGACCAAGAGGAGCATAAGATTCATATAGATATAAGTGAATGGCGGTGTGGATATTGTAAAAAACTTTTTCGAGCAGAAAATTTTTTGGATCAGCATTTTGACAATAGGCACTCCAATCTTCTGAATTCT AGTCAGGACAAGTGCTTGGCTGATCAATGTGGAGCTTTACATTGTGATTTTGTTATAAATTCATCATATCGAAAAACCAAGTGTAatcctgctgctgctgctaggAACCATCACTTATGTGAG GATCTTGCCAACGCCTGTTTTCCTTCTAGAAATGGTCCCTCGGCAGCTCGTCTCCATG AGTTTTTTCTACGCCAATTCTGTGATGCCCACACTTGCTCAAAAGGCAGAAAACCTTTCTCCAGGGGTGGCAGG AAGCATACAGGAGTCTTCTACTTGGCCATGTCAATACTGATTATGATGCTTCTTCCAATATTTTATTTGCTTGTACATCTCTACCAAAG AGAAATGAGAAAAGAAACGCAACAGCTTAAGTTCGTTTCAAAACCTCAGAAAAAGACAAAGCCTTCTTGA